A single Neoarius graeffei isolate fNeoGra1 chromosome 23, fNeoGra1.pri, whole genome shotgun sequence DNA region contains:
- the rpl7 gene encoding 60S ribosomal protein L7 translates to MAGETEKKETKEAKPKKEAKPKKEAKLKKEAKPKREAKPKKGLKPKREVKPKKERKEKKETKEKKLPSVPEGLLKKRKRYAAVKAARVKALRVEKKNRRMTRYLIYSRAKFYHKEYRQMYRQEIRMNRMARKAGNFYVPAEPKLAFVIRIRGINGVSPKVRKVLQLLRLRQIFNGVFVKLNKASINMLRIAEPYIAWGYPNLKSVRELIYKRGYGKIRKQRIPLTDNSLIEKSLGSYGIICMEDLIHEIYTVGRNFKAANNFLWPFKMSSPRGGMNKKTTHFVEGGDAGNREDLINRLIRRMN, encoded by the exons ATGGCGGGTGAAAC AGAGAAGAAGGAGACCAAAGAGGCGAAGCCGAAGAAGGAGGCAAAGCCGAAGAAGGAGGCAAAGCTGAAGAAAGAGGCAAAGCCGAAGAGGGAGGCAAAGCCGAAGAAAGGGCTGAAGCCGAAGAGGGAGGTGAAGccgaagaaagagagaaaggagaAGAAAGAAACGAAGGAGAAGAAACTTCCGTCAGTCCCCGAAGGCCTCTTAAAGAAGAGGAAGCGCTATGCTGCTGTCAAGGCGGCTCGGGTCAAGGCTCTGCGGGTCGAGAAGAAG aacCGCAGGATGACCCGGTACCTGATCTACTCCAGAGCAAAGTTTTACCATAAAGAGTACCGGCAGATGTACAGGCAGGAGATCCGAATGAACCGCATGGCTCGCAAAGCTGGAAACTTCTACGTCCCTGCTGAACCCAAACTGGCCTTTGTTATCCGGATCAGAGG TATCAATGGTGTGAGCCCTAAAGTGCGCAAGGTTCTGCAGCTGCTGCGTCTGCGTCAGATCTTTAATGGTGTCTTCGTCAAGCTCAACAAGGCCTCTATCAACATGCTGCGCATCGCCGAGCCCTACATCGCCTGGGG GTACCCCAACCTGAAGTCTGTGCGTGAGCTCATCTATAAGCGCGGATACGGCAAGATCAGAAAGCAGCGCATTCCTCTGACGGACAACTCGCTCATCGAGAAAAGCCTTG GCTCCTATGGAATCATCTGTATGGAAGATCTGATCCATGAGATCTACACCGTCGGCAGGAACTTCAAAGCCGCCAATAACTTCCTGTGGCCTTTCAAGATGTCGTCTCCCCGCGGTGGCATGAACAAGAAGACCACGCACTTTGTGGAGGGAGGAGACGCCGGGAACCGAGAGGACCTGATCAACCGACTCATCAGGAGGATGAACTAA